CAAATCTCTATGCGTCTTTCATAGCTGTCGGCCTGACCCTCTTCATCAAAGGCCATCACGATGACTGCAGCGCCGTAGGACCTGATTTTCCCGGCCTGCTCCAGGAACACCTCCTCACCCTCCTTCAGACTGATGGAATTTACCACGGCCTTCCCCTGTATGCATTTCAGTCCGGTCTCAATCACGGAAAATTTTGAAGAGTCGATCATCAGAGGGACTTTGGAGATCTCCGGTTCGGCCAGCAGAAGATTCAGGAAGACAGGCATTTCATATCCGGCATCCAGCATGGCATCATCGAGGTTGATATCCAGTATCTGAGCGCCATCTTCCACCTGCCTGCGGGCAATCTCCAGAGCTTCTTCGTATTTTTTCTCACGGATCAGCCGGGCAAACTTCCGGCTACCGGCCACGTTGCAGCGCTCCCCGATATTGATGAAATTAGATCCTTCAAAAGCAGTAAGCGGTTCCAGTCCGCTGAGGGTCAGATAGGGCACTGTTTCAGCCGGTTGCCGGACCTTTCCCGCTGCGGTCAGTGCAGCAAGTGCTTTGATATGCTCCGGGGTGGTCCCGCAACATCCTCCTACAATATTCACAAACTCCGAATCGATAAAGTCCTTGATCTGCAAGGACATTTCTTCCGGAGATTCATCGTATTCCCCAAACTGGTTGGGAAGCCCGGCATTGGGGTGCACCGAGGTAAAAAAGCCGGATTTTCCCGACATCTCTTCCAGGTAGGGGCGCAACTCCCGGGCACCCAGGGAACAGTTCAGCCCTATGGAAAGCAGCTCCACATGACTCAGGGAGTGCATAAAGGCCTCCAGGGTCTGTCCCGACAGGGTACGTCCGCTGGCATCGGTAATGGTTCCTGAAACCATCACCGGGATTTTTCTTCCGGCCGATTCCAGGTATTCTTCGATGCCCATGAGGGCCGCTTTCGCATTGAGGGTATCGAATACGGTCTCCACCAGCAAAAGGTCCACACCACCTTCCACCAGACCACGGACCTGTTCTTTATAGGCGGCCTTCATCTGGTCGAAGGAGATGGCCCGGAACCCGGGATCATTTACATCGGGTGACAGGGAGGTGGTTTTATTGGTAGGTCCTATGGAACCTGCTACAAACCTCGGTTTGTGAGGGGTAAGCTGACTGTAGGCGGCGGCGACTTCTGCTGCGATCCGGGCCGATTCAAAGTTTATTTCATAAACGAGCCCTTCCATCTGGTAGTCGGCCTGGGAGACAGAGGTCGCATTAAAGGTATTGGTTTCAATGATATCCGAACCGGCTTCCAGGTACGCTTCATGGATCTCCCGGATCACCTGGGGCCTGGTCAGGGACAGCAGGTCATTATTGCCTTTCAGATCGCAGGGATGCTTTTGAAAACGCTTCCCCCGGTAATCCTCTTCTGTGAGCTTATAACGCTGGATCATGGTGCCCATGGCACCGTCGAGCAAAAGGATGCGCTCCTTCAGTATGCTGCTGATTTCAGTTCTGCTGTTCCTGGTCATTATCCCCCGAAATTACTCATTTTTGGAGAGAGCTGCACTATGCTTCAAGGGCCTGCCTGAAATCGGCAATGATATCATCAATATGCTCCACGCCCACCGATACCCTCAGCAGGGTGGGAGAGACTCCGGCTGCAAGCTGGGCTTCCTCCGACAGCTGCTGGTGGGTAGTGGCAGCAGGCTGGATGATAAGCGTTTTCACATCACCCACATTGGCCAGGTGACTGACCATTTTAAGCTGGTCAACCAGCCTGACAGCCTCTTCTTTCTTACCTTTCAGTGTGAAAGAAAGAACTCCGCCGGCTCCCTTTGGGAGATATTTTTTGGCATTTTTGTAATGAGGGCTCTCCTCGAGCCCCGGATAATTTACCTGATCCACCCGGGGATGTTTCTGTAACCACCTGGCCAGGGCCAGGGTATTTTCCACATGCCTTTCGACCCGGAGAGAAAGAGTTTCCAGTCCCTGAATAAACAGGAAGGAGTTGAAGGGGCTCTGGCTGGGTCCCAGATCCCGCAGGCCCTCTACGCGCGCCTTGATAATAAAGGCAATGTTTCCGAAGGGACTGTCGCTTCCAAAAGCCTCCCAGAACTTTAATCCGTGATAGCCTTCGCTGGGCTCGGTAAACTGTGGGAACTTCCCGTTTCCCCAGTTATAATTGCCACTGTCCACGATCACTCCACCGATGGAACTGCCATGTCCGCCGATCCACTTGGTAGCCGATTCCACCACAAGGGCTGCTCCATGTTCGATGGGCCTGAAGAGATAACCTCCGGCCCCGAAGGTATTATCCACGACCAGCGGAATATCATATTTTACGGAAAGC
This genomic stretch from Bacteroidales bacterium harbors:
- a CDS encoding O-acetylhomoserine aminocarboxypropyltransferase/cysteine synthase, with amino-acid sequence MSTTYKNFETLQVHAGHTPDPVTHARAVPIYQTTSYTFNSSEHGAKLFALKEFGNIYSRIMNPTNDIFEQRIAALEGGVAALAVSSGHAAQFLTFSTILQPGDNIVSSPYLYGGTYNQFKVTFRNYQWDARFAGSLEVEDFEKLIDERTRAIYLETIGNPGFNIPDFEKFAALSVKYDIPLVVDNTFGAGGYLFRPIEHGAALVVESATKWIGGHGSSIGGVIVDSGNYNWGNGKFPQFTEPSEGYHGLKFWEAFGSDSPFGNIAFIIKARVEGLRDLGPSQSPFNSFLFIQGLETLSLRVERHVENTLALARWLQKHPRVDQVNYPGLEESPHYKNAKKYLPKGAGGVLSFTLKGKKEEAVRLVDQLKMVSHLANVGDVKTLIIQPAATTHQQLSEEAQLAAGVSPTLLRVSVGVEHIDDIIADFRQALEA